The genomic DNA AGCGTCGCGTTGAACGCCAGTTGCTATCACTTTCGCATCGATACGCCGTTGTGGAACAGGTGTACTTTTTCAGGGGCTGCGGTCACGGAAACCGTTTGTCCGCGCATATTCCTTTGAACACCAGGCAGTTTGGCAATTGGCGCTTCTGCGTCCGCGGTTTTTTCAAAGTACAACAGTGTGACTTCACCCAAAGCCTCGGTGAAATCAACGGTTCCAGTCAGGATCGCGGTGCTTTCTGTGATGACAAAGTCTTCAGGGCGCACCCCGATCTTGACCTGCTTACCCTGATCACTGTCCTCGGTCGGAATCGCGGAAACGGCGGTGCCGCCCGAGGCAAGCTCGACAGTCGTTGTCGCCCCCGTTCCGGTGATCGTTCCGGGCAAAAGGTTCATTGAAGGCGAGCCAATGAATTGGGCCACAAACTCGTTGTCGGGCGTTTCATAAAGTTCAAGCGGCGTGCCAACCTGCGCAATGCCCTTGTTGGCCAAAACCACAATTCGGCTGGCCAATGTCATCGCTTCGACCTGATCGTGGGTGACGTAGATCATGGTGCTGTCGGGCATGGCCTCTTTCAGCCGCGCGATTTCGATCCGTGTGGCGACCCGGAGGGCTGCGTCAAGGTTCGACAGAGGCTCATCAAACAGATACACTTTCGGGTCGCGCACGATCGCGCGCCCGATCGCAACACGTTGTCGCTGACCGCCGGATAGAGCTTTGGGCAACCGGTCCAGAAAGGGGTCCAGTTGCAGAATCTTGGCGGCACGCTCTACCGCAGCGTCAATCTCGGCCGTAGGCATCTTGGCGATTTTCAGGGCAAACGCCATGTTTTCGCGCACGGTCATGTGGGGATACAGGGCGTAGCTTTGAAAAACCATCGCGATGCCCCGTTGTGCGGGCGGCACATCGTTCATGACCTGCCCTTCGATTTCCAGCGTGCCGCCTGTAATCTTTTCTAAACCGGCAATCATCCGAAGCAGAGTGGATTTCCCACAACCGGAAGGACCAACAAAAACGATCAGTTCGCCCTGCTCAATGTCGAGATTGATGTTCTTCAGAACGTCAACAGGGCCATAAGACTTGGCGACATCCGTTAGGTTGAGTTCAGACATGTCTTATCCCTTTCCCCGAACCATCAGGCAGAATTGCGAAGCCGCCAAAGTGATTGAATTGTCGCCTTGAATGCCACCCAATTCCAGACCGATGGACTGCCAATCGCCGTCCGGTACCTTCACCTCTGTGGTGTCTGATCCGAGGTTGAACGCACAGAAAACTTGCTCGGAACTATCCTCACGCAGGAAAGTCAGAACCGGACCTATTTCGTTCATCTCAGACAGGCGTCCAGATGCCAAAGCCGGGTGTGCATGACGCAGTGCAATGGCGCGGCGATAGTGGTTCAGCATCGATTGCGGATCCGCCTCGGCCCGGTCTACCGCGTGCTCAGCCTGCTGGACGCTGACCGGCAGCCAGGGTTCTGCGGTGCTGAAGCCGGACTGTTCATCCTGCGCTTGCCAAACCATTGGCGTACGGCAACCGTCGCGGCCTTTGAATTCGGGCCAGAACTCGATGCCATAGGGATCTTGTAGCTTCTCAAACGGCACATCTGCTTCGTGCAGGCCCAATTCTTCGCCTTGATACAGGCAAGCCGAGCCACGTAGGCACATCATGAGAACCGCATGTTGCCGGGCCGCGGTATCATCCAAATTCCAGCGAGAGGCATGGCGTTGCACGTCATGGTTCGAAAACGCCCAACAGGGCCATGCATCCCCTGCCTTGGCCTGCAATTGGTCAAAGACATGTTTGGTGTAACTTGCCGTCAGTGCGCGTTTCTCGAGAAACTCAAACGCATAGCACATGTGCATCCGCTTGTCGCCCGAGGTGTATTCGCCCATGATCTCGAGCCCACGCTGCGCATCGC from Ruegeria sp. HKCCD4315 includes the following:
- a CDS encoding ABC transporter ATP-binding protein translates to MSELNLTDVAKSYGPVDVLKNINLDIEQGELIVFVGPSGCGKSTLLRMIAGLEKITGGTLEIEGQVMNDVPPAQRGIAMVFQSYALYPHMTVRENMAFALKIAKMPTAEIDAAVERAAKILQLDPFLDRLPKALSGGQRQRVAIGRAIVRDPKVYLFDEPLSNLDAALRVATRIEIARLKEAMPDSTMIYVTHDQVEAMTLASRIVVLANKGIAQVGTPLELYETPDNEFVAQFIGSPSMNLLPGTITGTGATTTVELASGGTAVSAIPTEDSDQGKQVKIGVRPEDFVITESTAILTGTVDFTEALGEVTLLYFEKTADAEAPIAKLPGVQRNMRGQTVSVTAAPEKVHLFHNGVSMRK